The sequence below is a genomic window from Streptomyces sp. B21-105.
GGCCGCGTCAGAGCAGCCCGTTGCCCGGGCCCGCCGCTCCCGCCAGCCAGGCGACGGCCAGCAGGGTGTCGATCGCGCCGAGCACGACCGCGACCAGGGCCGGTACCGGGCGGGGGCCCGCCCAGGTGCGGCCCATGGCCAGCCAGCCGCAGACGATCGCCGCGGGGCCGAGGACGATCCCCAGCGCGAAGAATCCGGCGACCGCGCAGACGAGGCCGATGATGCCGAGCGTCGCGCTGTCCGGCCCGGCCCCTGACCTGGTGCGGCCAGGTGAGCGGGGGTACCTGCGGGCGCCGTTTCCGAATCCGGCCATCGTCAACTCCCTGGATTCCGGGGATGTTTCGATGAACGGGTAACCCGTGACGGGCGGTCCATGCCCCGCGGTCGCCGGGCGGTCGGCGCGCTGTCCCCCTCCGACAGCGCGCCACGGCCCTGGCAGGCCCTGCCATCCGGAGGGCCTGACCCACTGTGACCTGTGACGCGTGCCGGATGCGAGAAACCTTTAGCGTTGTCACCCAGATAGGGGAAAGTCGCCGGAATCCCGTCAGATGTGACCGACGCCCGCGCCCGCCTCCGCGTTCTCCCCGCGCTTGGTGAGAAGCGCGACGAGGACGGCGACGACGGCCACCCCGGCCGCGACGAGCGAGGCCAGGCTCATGCCGGAGATGAACGTGTCGTGGGCGACGTCCGCGATCTTCGCGGCGACCGCCTCGGGGGTGCCCTTGGCCACCGGCGCCACGCCGACCTGGACGGCCTCGGAGGCCTGGTCCAGCTGGGCGGGGGTGAGTTCGGGCAGGCCCGCGTCCTTCCAGTTGCCCGGCAGGTCGCCGTCCACCTTGGAGGCCATCACGGCGCCCAGCACGGCCGTGCCGAGGCTGCCGCCGATCTGCATGGCGGCCTGCTGGAGACCGCCCGCCACACCCGACAGCTCCATCGGGGCGTTGCCGACGATGACCTCGGTCGCGCCGACCATGACGGGTGCGAGGCCGAAGCCCAGCAGCGCGAACCACACGGACATGACACCGCTGCCGGTGTCCTTCTCCAGCGTGGACATGCCGTACATGGCGATCGCGGTGGCCGCCATGCCGCCGGCCAGCGGGATGCGCGGGCCGAGCTTGGTGATCAGCACGCCCGCCACCGGGGAGCCGACGATCATCATGCCGGTCAGCGGAAGCAGGTGCAGGCCCGCGTCGATGGGGCTCATGCCGTGCACGTTCTGGAGGTAGAACGTCACGAAGAACAGGCCGCCCATGAAGGCGATCGCCATCAGCACCATGAGGACCACGCCCGCCGACAGCGGGACCGACCGGAACAGCGCCAGCGGGATCAGCGGCTCGCGCACCTTCGACTCCCACACGGCGAAGGCCGCGAAGAGCACCACGGAGCCGAGCAGGAACGCCCACGTCCGACCGTCGCCCCAGCCCCAGGCCGGAGCCTTGATCAGGGCCCAGACGAGGCAGAACATCGCACCGGAGAGCAGGGCGATGCCGGGGATGTCGAAGGAGCGCGGGGCGTTCTCCGCACGGTGGTCGAGCAGGATCAGCACGCCCAGCGCGAGAGCGAGGGCGCCGACCGGCACGTTGATGAAGAACACCGACTGCCAGTTGACGTGCTCGACGAGGACGCCGCCGAGGATCGGGCCGCCGGCGGTGGAGGCGCCGATGACCATGCCCCACAGGCCGATGGCCATGTTGAGCTTCTCGGCCGGGAAGGTCGCGCGCAGCAGGCCGAGCGCGGCCGGCATCAGCAGGGCGCCGAACAGGCCCTGGAGCGCCCGGAAGGCGACGACCGCGCCGATGCTGGAGGACAGGCCTATCGCGCCGGAGGCGGCGGCGAAGCCGACCACGCCTATCAGGAACGTCTGGCGGTGGCCGAAGCGGTCGCCGAGCTTGCCCGCGGTGATCAGGGCGACCGCGAGGGCGAGGAAGTAGGCGTTGGTGATCCACTGCACCTCGGCGAAGGTGGCGCCCAGGTCACTGGCGATGGCCGGGTTGGCGATGGCCACGATGGTGCCGTCGAGGGCCACCATCATGACGCCGACGGCGACGGTGATGAGGGTGAGCCACGGGTGGCCGCGCAGTCCCTGGGCGGACGGTCCGTCCGACGGGTCCGCCGGCGCCTTGCCCCCCGGACCCGTCGAGTCGATGGTGGTCTGACTAGTCATGCGTTCGAGGCTAGTGACAGCCACTGACAATTGACAAACGAGTTCACAAGTCGGTAACTGACACATATGCCGACAACACCGCCGACACTGCGCGAACGCAAGAAGCAGCGCACCCGGGACGCACTGCTGCGGGCCGCCGTGGAACTGTTCACCTCCCAGGGGTACGAGGGAACGACCGTCGACCAGATCGCCGAGGCGGTCGACGTCTCGCAGCGCACCTTCTTCCGCTACTTCGCCGGCAAGGAGGAGGCGGCGCTCGCCCTGGTGGAGATGACGGTGGACCGGTTCGTGGCGGCGGTGCGCGAACGCCCGCCGCACGAGCCGCCGTTGGAAGCGCTGAGGCAGGCCGTGCTGGACGGCTGGCACTCGATCAACGAGGTCGTGGAGTCGGTCGCGCCGGTGGAGCTGTATCTGCGCATGTACCGGGTGATCGAGTCGACGCCGGTCCTGCTCGCCGCCCACCTGCGGCGCTCCACGGAGGTGGAGGAGGAACTCGCGGGGGTGATCGCCGAACGCGAGGGGCTCGACGTGGACGCCGATCCCCGGCCCCGGCTCGCGGTGGCCGTCTTCAGCGGCGTGATGCGGGTGACGGAGCGACAGTGGTCCACCGGCGACGACTTCAGCCTGGAGGCGATCCGCTCGCTCACCGCGGAGTACCTCGACGGGGTGGGCCCCGCCCTGCTGGGGAACTGGCGCACGCCCTGAGGGACTTCGAGGCGTGCGGGCCGGACCGTCAGGGTTTGAGAGCCTTCGAGGCCTGGAAGTCCTTATGACCCTTCCCACGCCGAACGAAACGTGATCCCCATCACTTGGGTCACTCGAGACCGTCTCGTTCTCCTAGTGTGTCCTTTCAGTGACTTCCTTCGACACCTCCCCGCAACTCGGCGTCTGGCGCACCCTGGCGACCCTGGCCGTGGTGTTCGTGATGCTGGCGACCACCGGCTGGACCGCCGTTCGCCAGCAACGGGACACCAGCGCCCTGCACACCTCGCGCACCGCGTGGGAGCACGGCCGGCTCGCCGGCCACCCGCTTCCGGACCTCGATTCCGGCTCCGCGCGGCTCACCCGCTTCTTCGCCTCGCTCACCGCGGCGCAGCGCACCTCGCTCGCGCAGGAGTACGCGCTCGCCGTCGGCAACATGAACGGCGCCCCCGCCCGGCTGCGCTACCGCGCCAACCGGGTCGCGCTGATGCGGCAGGTGACGATCGAGCGGACCCGGACCCACGACAGCCGACTCTCGCCCGCCGGGCAGCAGTTGGCCGAGCGCCGAATGCACCGCTACGAGGCGCTGAGCGCCCCCCACCGGCAGATCCTCGCCTTCGACCCGGCGGGCTCCGGCCGGGTCGCCGAGGTGTTCGGCGGCCTCGACGAGGCGGACCGGATCTCTGTCGTCGTCCCCGGCGTCGACACCGACCTGCTCACCTTCGAGCGCACCAACCGCAGGTACTCGGCGCCGGTCGGCATGGCCCAGGCGCTGTACGCGGCCGAGCGCGAGGCGAGCCCCTCGACGCGCACGGCCGTGATCGCCTGGGCCGACTACACCTCCCCCGACGGGCTGGGCATCGACTCGGCCACCGCGATGCGCGCCGTGAACGGCGCCGTCCGGCTGAACGCCCTCGTCGACGCGCTGCCGGGCAACGCGCCCGTGTCGATGTTCTGCCACAGCTACGGCTCCGTGGTCTGCGGGGTCGCCGCCCGCACGACGCCCGGGCGGGTGGCCGACATCGCGGTGGCCGGCAGTCCCGGGATGCGCGCGGAGAACGCCGCCGAGCTGGGCACCGACGCCCGCGTGTGGGCGATGCGGGACGCGGACGACTGGATCCAGGACGTGCCGCATCTGGAGGTCGGCGGCCTCGGGCACGGCGAGGACCCGATGGCGCGGGAGTTCGGCGCGCGGGTGCTGTCGGCTCGGGACGCCGAGGGGCACGGCGGCTACTTCGAACCGGGCACCGACAGTCTGCGCAACCTCGCGGAGATCGGTACCGGCGCGTACACGTCGGTGGAGTGCGCCGACGGCGATGACGCCTGCACGACGGATTTGTCCGACACGACGAAGGCCGGACGCGCGTAGAGACGCACGAATCGCGGTGCGCGCGGGGAGGGGACGAAGAATGGGTGTCCCGCATACGATGAGCCGCATGGGTGACGTACTGGCCGGATTTCATGCCGCCTGGGAGTTCGAGTCCGACTCCGTCCTCATCCGTCACGAACGGGGGCTGCGCACGCCCAAGCTGCTGGCGGCGCTCGGTGAGCGCCGCATTCCGGTGGCGGCCATCGCCCGGGTGACGCTGACCCCGGGGCGGCGCGGGACGGTCGTCCTGCGCGCGGAGCCTCGGCCCGGCGCCGATCCGCTGATGGAGGCGGCCGCGGGGCAGCTGACGGAAGCGTGCGATCCGTACCGGCTGGTGCTGCCCGCCGAACGGGAGACGCTCGCCGAGTACTACGCCGACGAGCTGCGGGCGAGGCTGACCGGGTCCGGTCCCGCGGACCGCTTCCTGGTGGACGCCCCCGAGGGGCCGCTGTCGTTCAAGGCGTACGACGGCAAGGCCTCGTTCGACGGCCGCACGGTGCGCTTCCGCTGGTTCTGGACGGGCGCGTCGTCGGCCAAGTGGAAGGCCGGCGACCAGAGTTTCGCCCTGTCGGAGCTGACCGGGGTGGAGTGGCGCTCGCCGGAGCTGTTCGAGGGGCATCTGCGGCTGCTGCGCGGCGAGCCCACGGCGGCGCCGGCCGACCAGGACCCGGCGACGGTCGTCTTCGGTCTCGGCTACGGGCCGGTCCACGAGTCGCTGCCGTTCGCGGCGGCGGTCCTGGCGGCCGTGCGCGGCCGGGGGCCCGCGGCCATGGTGCCGGCCATGGCGGCGGCCGCGGTCCCCCGTCGCGATCCCTCCGACATCGCCGAACGCATCCGTCACCTCGGGGAGCTGCACCGGGCCGGACTCGTCACCGACGAGGAGTTCTCCGTGAAGAAGGCGGAACTGCTGTCGGAGCTGTGATCACTCGCGGCCGGCGGACGCGAACGACATGTCCGCGTAGCGGTCGCCGGCCACCCTGCCCGCGAGCGGCTCCAGCAGCTCCAGCTCCTGCCGTGTCAGCTCGACGGCCGTCGCCGCCGCGTTCTCCTCGACCCGGCCCGGCGTGCGGGTGCCCGGGATGGGGACGACCGGCAGGCCGTGCACCCGGGACCGCTGCTGGACCCAGCCCAGGGCGATCTGCGCCGGTGTCAGCGAGTGGGCCTCGGCCACCGCGCGGATCGGCTCCAGGAGCACGGCGTTGGCGGCCGCGTTCGCACCCTGGTAGCGGGGCTGCTGCCGGCGGAAGTCGCCGTCGGTCAGGTCCGTCGCGGCGTCGGCGAAGGAACCCGTGAGGAAGCCCCGGCCGAGCGGCGAGTACGGCACCAGCGTCACGCCGAGCTCCCGGGCCGCCGGGACGACCTGCGCCTCGATGTCCCTGCTGAACAGCGACCACTCCGACTGGACGGCGGCGATGGGGTGCACGCCGTGCGCGGCCCGCAGCTCGGCGGCGGTCACCTCGCTCAGACCCAGCTGCTTGACCTTGCCCTCGCGCACCAGCTCGGCCATCACGCCGACGGTCTCCTCGATCGGCACGCTCACATCACGCCGGTGCATGTAGTAGAGGTCGATGACGTCGACGTCCAGCCGCCGCAGGCTCGCCTCGACGGCCTCACGGATGTAGGGCGCGTCGTTGCGGATGACACGCCGCGTCGGGTCGTCCGGCGGGATCGCCAGGGCGAACTTCGTCGCGATCACGACCTCGTCGCGGTGCGCCTTGAGGAACGG
It includes:
- a CDS encoding small hydrophobic protein, with the protein product MAGFGNGARRYPRSPGRTRSGAGPDSATLGIIGLVCAVAGFFALGIVLGPAAIVCGWLAMGRTWAGPRPVPALVAVVLGAIDTLLAVAWLAGAAGPGNGLL
- a CDS encoding alpha/beta hydrolase translates to MTSFDTSPQLGVWRTLATLAVVFVMLATTGWTAVRQQRDTSALHTSRTAWEHGRLAGHPLPDLDSGSARLTRFFASLTAAQRTSLAQEYALAVGNMNGAPARLRYRANRVALMRQVTIERTRTHDSRLSPAGQQLAERRMHRYEALSAPHRQILAFDPAGSGRVAEVFGGLDEADRISVVVPGVDTDLLTFERTNRRYSAPVGMAQALYAAEREASPSTRTAVIAWADYTSPDGLGIDSATAMRAVNGAVRLNALVDALPGNAPVSMFCHSYGSVVCGVAARTTPGRVADIAVAGSPGMRAENAAELGTDARVWAMRDADDWIQDVPHLEVGGLGHGEDPMAREFGARVLSARDAEGHGGYFEPGTDSLRNLAEIGTGAYTSVECADGDDACTTDLSDTTKAGRA
- a CDS encoding aldo/keto reductase produces the protein MTDRRIPTAPLGERGPEVGVQGLGCMGMSFAYGPADADTSRATLERALELGVTLYDTADAYGAGENERFLSPFLKAHRDEVVIATKFALAIPPDDPTRRVIRNDAPYIREAVEASLRRLDVDVIDLYYMHRRDVSVPIEETVGVMAELVREGKVKQLGLSEVTAAELRAAHGVHPIAAVQSEWSLFSRDIEAQVVPAARELGVTLVPYSPLGRGFLTGSFADAATDLTDGDFRRQQPRYQGANAAANAVLLEPIRAVAEAHSLTPAQIALGWVQQRSRVHGLPVVPIPGTRTPGRVEENAAATAVELTRQELELLEPLAGRVAGDRYADMSFASAGRE
- a CDS encoding DUF4429 domain-containing protein is translated as MSRMGDVLAGFHAAWEFESDSVLIRHERGLRTPKLLAALGERRIPVAAIARVTLTPGRRGTVVLRAEPRPGADPLMEAAAGQLTEACDPYRLVLPAERETLAEYYADELRARLTGSGPADRFLVDAPEGPLSFKAYDGKASFDGRTVRFRWFWTGASSAKWKAGDQSFALSELTGVEWRSPELFEGHLRLLRGEPTAAPADQDPATVVFGLGYGPVHESLPFAAAVLAAVRGRGPAAMVPAMAAAAVPRRDPSDIAERIRHLGELHRAGLVTDEEFSVKKAELLSEL
- a CDS encoding TetR family transcriptional regulator — its product is MPTTPPTLRERKKQRTRDALLRAAVELFTSQGYEGTTVDQIAEAVDVSQRTFFRYFAGKEEAALALVEMTVDRFVAAVRERPPHEPPLEALRQAVLDGWHSINEVVESVAPVELYLRMYRVIESTPVLLAAHLRRSTEVEEELAGVIAEREGLDVDADPRPRLAVAVFSGVMRVTERQWSTGDDFSLEAIRSLTAEYLDGVGPALLGNWRTP
- a CDS encoding MFS transporter, whose translation is MTSQTTIDSTGPGGKAPADPSDGPSAQGLRGHPWLTLITVAVGVMMVALDGTIVAIANPAIASDLGATFAEVQWITNAYFLALAVALITAGKLGDRFGHRQTFLIGVVGFAAASGAIGLSSSIGAVVAFRALQGLFGALLMPAALGLLRATFPAEKLNMAIGLWGMVIGASTAGGPILGGVLVEHVNWQSVFFINVPVGALALALGVLILLDHRAENAPRSFDIPGIALLSGAMFCLVWALIKAPAWGWGDGRTWAFLLGSVVLFAAFAVWESKVREPLIPLALFRSVPLSAGVVLMVLMAIAFMGGLFFVTFYLQNVHGMSPIDAGLHLLPLTGMMIVGSPVAGVLITKLGPRIPLAGGMAATAIAMYGMSTLEKDTGSGVMSVWFALLGFGLAPVMVGATEVIVGNAPMELSGVAGGLQQAAMQIGGSLGTAVLGAVMASKVDGDLPGNWKDAGLPELTPAQLDQASEAVQVGVAPVAKGTPEAVAAKIADVAHDTFISGMSLASLVAAGVAVVAVLVALLTKRGENAEAGAGVGHI